The DNA segment GAAGTCGTCGGCGGTCCAGCGGGTGATGTCCACGCCCTCGCCCTGCATCAGCAGCGCGAACGATTCGTCGAGCCCGGAGAGCAGCGTGACCCGGCCGCGCAGGTCGTCCTTCCACAGGTCGGAGGTGTGCTTGATCTCCCGGCCCAGCTTCTTGCGGTTGTAGGCGATGCCGGTGATCCCGGACTGCCAGGGCACGGAGTGGGTGCGGCCCGGGTCGAAGTGCGGGGTGCGCAGCAGCGGGTCGAGGTTCGCGGCCACATGCGGCTGGGCCGCCCGGTCCATCTTCTGGACCCAGCCCAGCCGGACGAACCGGGCGCACATCCAGTCGCTGATGACGATCAGGTCCCGGCCGGTGCTCTGGTGGTTCATCAACGACGGGCTGATCTTGCCGAAGAACTCGTCGTTGTCGTTGATCTCCTCGGTGTAGGTGACGGAGATCCCGGTGCGCCGCTGGAAGGCGTCGAGGGTGGGCCGGCGCTGCTTGTGGCGGTCGTCGACGTCGATGTAGAGCGGCCAGTTGGCGAAGGTGAGCCGGTGGTCCCGGGCGGAGCGGTCCGCTCCCCCGCGGTCCGCCTCCTTGACGTATGCGGGCGGCACCCCGCAGCCGGTCATGGCGGCCAGCGCCCCCGTCACACCGATTCCGCCCACACCTCGGAGCAGCGCACGCCGCGAAAGATCAGCCATGGCGAGCACTCTCACGCGCCGCGGGCGGAGGCGGCAAGAGACAGAGCGTCCATTGCCGGGCCTCCGCCCGCGACGGTGTGTCGAGCGTTCCGCGCCGCCCGGGGGTGCAGATCCCCCGATCGGCCGTCCGGACCGGCCTGATCAGCCGTCCAGCGAGGTCATCACGTGCTTGATGCGGGTGTAGTCGTCGAAGCCGTAGGCCGAGAGGTCCTTGCCGTAGCCGGACTTCTTGAATCCGCCGTGCGGCATCTCGGCGACCAGCGGGATGTGGGTGTTGATCCACACGCAGCCGAAGTCGAGGGTCTTGGACATCCGCATGGCGCGGGCGTGGTCCTTGGTCCACACCGAGGACGCGAGGGCGTACTCGACGCCGTTGGCCCACTCGACCGCCTGCTTCTCGTCGGCAAACGACTGGACGGTGATGACCGGGCCGAAGACCTCCTGCTGGACGATCTCGTCGTCCTGCTTGAGGCCCGAGATGACGGTCGGGGCGAAGAAGTAGCCCTTGTCGCCGACCTGTTCGCCGCCGGCCTCGATCTTGGCGTGCGCGGGCAGCCGCTCGATGAAGCCCTTGACCTGCTTCAGCTGGTTGGCGTTGTTCAGCGGGCCGTAGAGCACGTCCTCGTCGTCGACCGCGCCGGTCTTGGTCTCCGCGGCGGCCTTGGCCAGCGCGGCGACGAACTCGTCGTGGATGGACTCGTGGACCAGGACGCGGGTGGCGGCCGTACAGTCCTGGCCGGCGTTGAAGTAGCCGGCCACCGAGATGTCCTCGACGGCCTTGGGGATGTCGGTGTCCTCGAAGACGACGACCGGCGCCTTGCCGCCCAGCTCCAGGTGGACCCGCTTGAGGTCCTTGGAGGCGGACTCGGCGACCTGCATGCCGGCCCGCACGGAGCCGGTGATCGAGGCCATCGCGGGGACCTTGTGCTCGACCATCAGGCGTCCGGTCTCGCGGTCACCGCAGATGACGTTGAACACGCCGCGGGGGTGGCCCAGTTCGTCCAGCACGCTGCCGATGATGTCGGCGATCAGGACCGTGGAGGCCGGGGTGGTGTCGGACGGCTTGATGACGACGGTGTTGCCCGCGGCCAGCGCCGGGGCGAACTTCCACACGGCCATCATCATCGGGTAGTTCCACGGCGCGACCTGGGCGCAGACGCCGACCGGCTCACGGCGGATGATGGAGGTGAAGCCCTCCATGTACTCGCCGGACGCGCGGCCCTCCAGCATCCGGGCGGCACCCGCGAAGAAGCGGATCTGGTCCACCATCGGCGGGATTTCCTCGGAGCGTACGAGCGCGAGCGGCTTGCCGCAGTTCTCGGACTCGGCGGCGATCAGCTCCTCCGCCCGCTCCTCGAAGCGGTCGGCGATCTTGAGCAGGACCTTCTGGCGCTCGGCCGGGATCAGGTCGCGCCAGGCGGGGAAGGCGGCCTCGGCGGCCGCCATGGCCGCGTCCACGTCGGCGGCGGCCGAGAGCGGGGCGGTGGCGTACGCCTCACCCGTCGCGGGGTTGACCACCTCCGTGGTCCGCCCGTCGGCGGCGTCCCGGAACTCCCCGTCGATGTAGTTGCGCAGACGACGCAGTGCGGTGGTCACTGTGCGCCCCCTTCAGTCAGATATCCGGTGGTGTGGACCCACCCTAGCCATGGAACCCACGTTTTCAACACACCCGCCACTCAGGAACGACGGAATCAGTAGAATCTCGATCGCAACACGACTAATTTCATCGGTTTGGGGTTGCAAGACAGACGAGGCTCGTGCACAGTGAACGACGTGGCGGCCTCTCGAAAAAGTGATGACAGAACCGGAACCCCGTCGATCGACTCCGTCTCCCTGGCGATCATCGAGCAGCTCCAGGAGGACGGGCGCCGTCCGTACGCCGCCATCGGCAAGGCCGTCGGCCTGTCCGAAGCGGCGGTACGCCAGCGCGTACAGAAACTGCTCGATCAAGGCGTGATGCAGATCGTCGCGGTCACCGACCCCCTCACGGTCGGTTTCCGCCGGCAGGCAATGGTCGGCATCAACGTCGAAGGCGACCTCGACCCCGTGGCCGACGCCCTGACGACCATGGAAGAGGTCGAGTACGTCGTCATGACGGCAGGCTCCTTCGATCTCCTCATCGAGATCGTCTGCGAGGACGACGACCACCTCCTGGAAATGATCAACAAGCGGATCCGCACGCTTCCCGGCGTCCGATCCACCGAGAGCTTCGTGTACCTCAAGCTCCGCAAGCAGACCTACACCTGGGGAACGAGATAGCAATGAGCGGCGACCTCTCCAAGACGGCATACGACCACCTGTGGATGCACTTCACCCGCATGTCGTCGTACGAGAATGCCCCCGTGCCCACGATCGTGCGCGGTGAGGGCACCAACATCTACGACGACAAGGGCAAGCGCTACATCGACGGGCTCGCCGGCCTCTTCGTGGTCAACGCCGGCCACGGCCGGGTCGAGCTCGCCGAGACCGCCTACAAGCAGGCGCAGGAGCTGGCCTTCTTCCCCGTGTGGTCCTACGCCCACCCCAAGGCCGTGGAGCTCGCCGAGCGCCTGGCCCACCACGCGCCGGGCGACCTGAACAAGGTCTTCTTCACCACCGGTGGCGGCGAGGCCGTCGAGACCGCCTGGAAGCTGGCCAAGCAGTACTTCAAGCTCACCGGCAAGCCGATGAAGCACAAGGTGATATCCCGGGCCGTCGCCTACCACGGCACCCCGCAGGGCGCCCTGTCCATCACCGGCCTGCCCGGCCTGAAGGCCCCCTTCGAGCCGCTGGTCCCCGGCGCGCACAAGGTCCCGAACACCAACATCTACCGCGCCCCGATCCACGGCGACGACCCCGAGGCCTTCGGCCGCTGGGCCGCCGACCAGATCGAGCAGCAGATCCTCTTCGAGGGCCCCGAGACCGTCGCCGCGGTCTTCCTGGAGCCGGTGCAGAACGCCGGCGGCTGCTTCCCGCCGCCCCCCGGCTACTTCCAGCGGGTCCGCGAGATCTGCGACCAGTACGACGTGCTGCTCGTCTCCGACGAGGTCATCTGCGCTTTCGGCCGCCTCGGCACGATGTTCGGCTGCGAGAAGTTCGGCTACGTACCGGACATGATCACCTGCGCCAAGGGCATGACCTCGGGCTACTCCCCGATCGGCGCCTGCATCGTCTCGGACCGCCTGGCCGAGCCGTTCTACAAGGGCGACAACACCTTCCTGCACGGCTACACCTTCGGCGGCCACCCGGTCTCCGCGGCCGTCGGTGTCGCCAACCTCGACATCTTCGAGCGCGAGGGCCTCAACAAGCACGTCCTCGACAATGAGGGCAACTTCCTGAGCACCCTGCAGAAGCTGCACGACCTGCCGATCGTCGGCGACGTCCGCGGCAACGGCTTCTTCTACGGCATCGAGCTCGTCAAGGACAAGGCCACCAAGGAGTCCTTCAACGAGGAGGAGACCGAGCGCGTCCTGTACGGCTTCCTCTCCAAGGCGCTGTACGACAACGGCCTCTACTGCCGCGCCGACGACCGTGGCGACCCGGTCATCCAGCTGGCCCCGCCGCTGATCGCGGACCAGCCGGTCTTCGACGAGATCGAGCAGATCCTGCGCTCCGTCCTCACCGAGGCCTGGACCAAGCTCTGATCCACGGGGCACCGGCCGGTGCCCTCGTGCACAACTGAAGATCCAACGGCTCGGATTCACTCGTTTCAAGCCATACGAGTGAATCTGGGCCGTTGTGCTGCCAAGCCACGAATACCGGGGGTCACCAGTCCTTACCGTGCTAGTGACCGATACCCTCCATGGTCGTTCACCCGGTCGGGGGAACGATTCGACGCCTACAACAAGAGGTGCGCAGATGGTGGCCCCGCCTGACAACGACGTTCTCTGGGCCCGCGGCCTGCACCACACGCACGGCGGCACCTCGGCCCTCGCCGGAGTCTCCGTCGGCGTCCGCGAAGGCGAGATCCTCGCCGTCACCGGCCCGCGCGGCAGCGGCAAGACCACCCTCCTGAAATGTCTCTCCGGTCAACTGGTCCCGTCCGAGGGCGAGATCTGGTTCAACAGCGCCCCCGTGCACACGCTCTCCTCCCCCAGCCGCGAACGGCTGCGCCTGGACCGGTTCGGCTGGATCGACACCGAGCCGCACCTCGTTCCCGAACTCACCGCCTGGGAGAACGCAGCTCTCCCCCTCCTGCTCCGGGGCACCGGTACCCGCGCCGCCAAGCACACCGCCGTCGAATGGCTGGACCGCCTCGACGTCGGCATGTGCGCGCGGCGCCGACCCGGCCAGCTCGACCAGTCCCAGCGCCAGCGCGTCGCCATCGCCCGCGCGCTCGCCACCACCCCCCAGGTGCTGTTCGCCGACGAACCGACCGCGCCGCTGCACCGTTCCGACGGCACCCAGGTGCTGCGCACCCTCACCACCGCGGCCCGCTCGCACCAGATCACCGTCGTCCTGGCGACCCACGACCCGGACATCGCCACGCTCGCCGACCGGTCCCTGGCACTCCTCGACGGCCGCCAGTCCAGCGCCGCGCCCGAGGCCACCGGGCCCTCCGATGAGGAAAGCAGGGCAGCGTGCTCGCTCTCCGTCTAGCCCGCGGCTCCCACCCCCTCGTCCTGCTGCGCCGCCTCGGCGTCTCCCTCGCCGCGGCCGGCACCGGCTTCCTGATGCTCTCCACCCTCGGCCACGCCGCCGGTCATCCGTCCGCGGCCGAGGAGTCGCTGGTACGCCTGCTGTGGTGCACGGCCCCGCTCGCCGCCACCGCCCAGTTCGCGGTGTCCACGGCGCGCACGGATCCCGCCGCCCGCCTCCAGCGCGGTATGACCGCGGCCGGCCTGGGCCCGCTCCGGCTCACCCTGCTCGCCACCGTCTCCACCGCGCTGACCTGTGTGCTCGGTGTCCTCGCCGCACTGCTGGCCTTCCTCCGTCTCCGCGGCGACCTCGGCGGTCCGTCCGCTGTCCGCTTCAACGCCGACCTGCTCGGCACCGGCCGTCCGCTGCCGCTCGTCGGCGCCCTCCTCCTGCTGGCGACCGTGCCGCTGACCGCGGCGGTGGCGACCGCCGTCGCCCTGCGCCCCCGCCACGAGGCCGGCGACGCCGAGGCCGAGAGCCGCCCCCGGATCGCCCCGCCCTCCGGTCTCCCGTGGGGCATCGCCATGGCCGCCGCCGGCCTCGCCATCGAGGCGTACACCAGCCGCGCCCCCGGCACCCACGGCGGGCTGCTGCCCCTCCCCGGCCGGCTGGTCGGCAGCCCGCCGGGAGTGCTGGCCGGCTGGGCACTGTCGGCCTTCGGCCTGGTGCTGGCCGGGCCCGGTCTGGTGCATCTGTGCGGCCGGCTCCTGTGCGCCGGCCGGCCGGGCGCACTGCGCCTGCTGTCCGGGCGGGTCCTGCAGGAGGAGTCGCACCGCCTCGGCCGCCCGCTCGGCGTCCTGTGCGCGGTCGGCTCCGCCGCGTACGCCGCGATGAAGGTGTACGAAGCCTCGCCCTCCCGTCCGTTCGGACCGCTCACCGCCGTCGGCGCGGCGGTCGTCCTCGCCTGTGTCACCGCCAGCGCGCTCACCGCCGCGCTGGAGTCCCGCTCGGCCCGCGCCCACACCACGGCCGCCCTCCGCCGCCTGGGTGCCTCCGCATCCGTCCTCTACCGGGCGGCGGCCCTGCGCGCCCTGGCGCTGGTGATCGTCCTGGCACCTCTGACCTGGACCGTCGCGGAGATGGCCACACTTCCGCTCGTCCACTGAGCGGGCGCGTGCACTGAGGGGCCGGGACCAACCGGCGTGCCGGAGGAACCGGCGCGACGGTCCCGGCCCCGTCTCCGGCCGCACCTCTCCTCTCACCGCGGCCCTGCTCGGGCCTGACCAGCCCCTCGCTCCTCTGGTGGCATCACTGCGGTCCTAACATGACGGACGTGCAGTCGAATTCAGAGTCCTCAGCGTCCCGCCGTTTCCCGGCCCACGACGACAACCACGACCACGAGATCGAATCCCTGCCGGAGTTCGACCGGGTGGTCGCCGCGGGCAGCCTCGCCGGACACCGCGTCCAGTCGGTCGATCTGACGGACCGTACGTTCGCGCTGCTCAGCACGGACACCACGGAGTCCGTGTTCCTCGGCTGCGCGATGGAGCCGGACGCCGCCGCCAAGATACGGGCCGGCGGCTCCCTGGTCTTCCCGCCCGTGCCGGACCTGCCGTTCGATCCCTACCGCGGCAGCCTGTACGGCCCGGACGAGCTCTTCGAGGGGCTGGCCGGGTCCGGCTACGACGCCACCCCGGACGCCCGCGCCTACCGCTGGTACCAGGAGACCAAGTCGGACGGCGACATCTTCGCCTCGATGCTGCGCAGCATCCACGACGACGCCGTCTCGGACGCCCTCGACGAACACCTCGCCGGTGCGCAGGTGGTGGGCATCATGGGCGGCCACGCCCTGCGGCGGGAATCGGCGGACTACGCGGGCGCGGCCCGGCTCGGGCGCCGGCTCACCCGCAGCGGTCTGACCGTCGCGACCGGCGGCGGCCCCGGCGCGATGGAGGCGGCGAACCTCGGGGCGTACGCCGCGCCCTTCGAGGACGAGATGCTCGACGAGGCGCTGGAACGTCTCGCCAAGGCACCGCACTTCTCCGAATCGGTCACCGAGTGGGCGCGGGCCGCCTTCGACATCCGGCGGAGCCGTCCGGGCGGCGGGGCCTCGGCAGGCATTCCCACCTGGTTCTACGGCCATGAGCCGCCGAACGTCTTCGCGTCCCACATAGCCAAGTACTTCGTCAACGCGGTGCGCGAGGACGGTCTGCTGGCGCGTTCCAACGCCGGCGTGGTGTTCCTCCCGGGCGCGGCCGGAACCGTCCAGGAGATCTTCGACAACGCGACGCCCAACTACTACCAGTCGCGGGGCGAGCCGACCCCGATGGTGCTGGTCGACCGCGCGCACTGGACCGAGCGGCTCCCCACCTGGCCCCTCCTCCAGGCCCTCGCGGCGGACCGCCCCATGGCGGCCAGGATCGCCCTGGTCGACTCGGTGGACGAGGCTCCGGAGGCGCTGGCCCGGCTCCGCTCCGAGAGCGTTTCCTGACCGGGCGCCGACGGTCCTTCTTCCCGCCCCCGCGCCGCCAGGGCGCCGGCCGCGGCCCCGGTTCACCCGGTCGGGCGGTGGATTCGCCCGGGGAGGCAACTCCCGTCCCGGAATGCGCGTCTGCCAGGCCGGACACGGAACACATGGTGTGCACAGCGGTCGAACGGAGCTCTTGGTGATCATCGGTCTTCTGACGGCCGTGGCGGCGTCGGCCTGCTACGGCACGGGATCGGTCCTGCAGGCGGTGGGCTCACGCAAATCCGCCCGCCGGGAGGCGGCCGCGGCCTCCACGACCGGGGTCACCCAGCACGGCGGCCCCAGCCTGTCGTCGACCGCGAAGGCCGCCGTGAC comes from the Streptomyces angustmyceticus genome and includes:
- a CDS encoding ABC transporter substrate-binding protein, producing the protein MADLSRRALLRGVGGIGVTGALAAMTGCGVPPAYVKEADRGGADRSARDHRLTFANWPLYIDVDDRHKQRRPTLDAFQRRTGISVTYTEEINDNDEFFGKISPSLMNHQSTGRDLIVISDWMCARFVRLGWVQKMDRAAQPHVAANLDPLLRTPHFDPGRTHSVPWQSGITGIAYNRKKLGREIKHTSDLWKDDLRGRVTLLSGLDESFALLMQGEGVDITRWTADDFHRMTDRVRRLVHKGHIRRFTGNDYIKDLDSGDVLAAQAYSGDVIQLQADNPDIEFVVPQEGAELWAESLLIPNLAEHKRNAERLIDYYYRPEVAAELAAWVNYVCPVPAAREVLASSKDKERAALAEDPLIFPDDAMRKRLAIARDITSEERTEFAKEWNAIVGL
- a CDS encoding gamma-aminobutyraldehyde dehydrogenase, giving the protein MTTALRRLRNYIDGEFRDAADGRTTEVVNPATGEAYATAPLSAAADVDAAMAAAEAAFPAWRDLIPAERQKVLLKIADRFEERAEELIAAESENCGKPLALVRSEEIPPMVDQIRFFAGAARMLEGRASGEYMEGFTSIIRREPVGVCAQVAPWNYPMMMAVWKFAPALAAGNTVVIKPSDTTPASTVLIADIIGSVLDELGHPRGVFNVICGDRETGRLMVEHKVPAMASITGSVRAGMQVAESASKDLKRVHLELGGKAPVVVFEDTDIPKAVEDISVAGYFNAGQDCTAATRVLVHESIHDEFVAALAKAAAETKTGAVDDEDVLYGPLNNANQLKQVKGFIERLPAHAKIEAGGEQVGDKGYFFAPTVISGLKQDDEIVQQEVFGPVITVQSFADEKQAVEWANGVEYALASSVWTKDHARAMRMSKTLDFGCVWINTHIPLVAEMPHGGFKKSGYGKDLSAYGFDDYTRIKHVMTSLDG
- a CDS encoding Lrp/AsnC family transcriptional regulator, which encodes MNDVAASRKSDDRTGTPSIDSVSLAIIEQLQEDGRRPYAAIGKAVGLSEAAVRQRVQKLLDQGVMQIVAVTDPLTVGFRRQAMVGINVEGDLDPVADALTTMEEVEYVVMTAGSFDLLIEIVCEDDDHLLEMINKRIRTLPGVRSTESFVYLKLRKQTYTWGTR
- a CDS encoding aspartate aminotransferase family protein, which produces MSGDLSKTAYDHLWMHFTRMSSYENAPVPTIVRGEGTNIYDDKGKRYIDGLAGLFVVNAGHGRVELAETAYKQAQELAFFPVWSYAHPKAVELAERLAHHAPGDLNKVFFTTGGGEAVETAWKLAKQYFKLTGKPMKHKVISRAVAYHGTPQGALSITGLPGLKAPFEPLVPGAHKVPNTNIYRAPIHGDDPEAFGRWAADQIEQQILFEGPETVAAVFLEPVQNAGGCFPPPPGYFQRVREICDQYDVLLVSDEVICAFGRLGTMFGCEKFGYVPDMITCAKGMTSGYSPIGACIVSDRLAEPFYKGDNTFLHGYTFGGHPVSAAVGVANLDIFEREGLNKHVLDNEGNFLSTLQKLHDLPIVGDVRGNGFFYGIELVKDKATKESFNEEETERVLYGFLSKALYDNGLYCRADDRGDPVIQLAPPLIADQPVFDEIEQILRSVLTEAWTKL
- a CDS encoding ABC transporter ATP-binding protein, giving the protein MVAPPDNDVLWARGLHHTHGGTSALAGVSVGVREGEILAVTGPRGSGKTTLLKCLSGQLVPSEGEIWFNSAPVHTLSSPSRERLRLDRFGWIDTEPHLVPELTAWENAALPLLLRGTGTRAAKHTAVEWLDRLDVGMCARRRPGQLDQSQRQRVAIARALATTPQVLFADEPTAPLHRSDGTQVLRTLTTAARSHQITVVLATHDPDIATLADRSLALLDGRQSSAAPEATGPSDEESRAACSLSV
- a CDS encoding LOG family protein, which gives rise to MTDVQSNSESSASRRFPAHDDNHDHEIESLPEFDRVVAAGSLAGHRVQSVDLTDRTFALLSTDTTESVFLGCAMEPDAAAKIRAGGSLVFPPVPDLPFDPYRGSLYGPDELFEGLAGSGYDATPDARAYRWYQETKSDGDIFASMLRSIHDDAVSDALDEHLAGAQVVGIMGGHALRRESADYAGAARLGRRLTRSGLTVATGGGPGAMEAANLGAYAAPFEDEMLDEALERLAKAPHFSESVTEWARAAFDIRRSRPGGGASAGIPTWFYGHEPPNVFASHIAKYFVNAVREDGLLARSNAGVVFLPGAAGTVQEIFDNATPNYYQSRGEPTPMVLVDRAHWTERLPTWPLLQALAADRPMAARIALVDSVDEAPEALARLRSESVS